One window of Myripristis murdjan chromosome 8, fMyrMur1.1, whole genome shotgun sequence genomic DNA carries:
- the nme3 gene encoding nucleoside diphosphate kinase 3 isoform X2: MICFFLTVFAYIFQTGWTGVNERTFIAVKPDGVQRRLVGEIIRRFEKKGFKLVALKLVQASEDLLREHYWDLRGKPFFNGLISHMSSGPVVAMVWQGLHVVKIARSMLGETNPLDSMPGTIRGDFCVEVGRNVIHGSDSVESAQKEISLWFRQSELQCWEDTSSHWVYP; the protein is encoded by the exons ATGATTTGCTTCTTTCTGACCGTGTTTGCCTACATTTTCCAGACAG GCTGGACGGGCGTGAACGAGCGCACCTTCATCGCCGTGAAGCCAGATGGCGTGCAGCGGAGACTGGTGGGAGAGATCATCCGCCGCTTCGAGAAGAAGGGCTTCAAACTGGTGGCACTCAAACTTGTGCAG GCATCTGAGGACCTTCTCAGGGAGCACTACTGGGACCTGCGGGGGAAACCTTTCTTCAATGGACTCATAAGCCACATGAGCTCTGGACCTGTCGTTGCCATG GTGTGGCAGGGCTTACACGTGGTCAAGATCGCACGCTCCATGTTGGGAGAGACCAACCCTCTGGACTCGATGCCTGGAACCATCCGAGGAGATTTCTGTGTGGAAGTGGGCAG GAACGTGATCCATGGCAGCGACTCTGTGGAAAGTGCCCAGAAGGAGATTTCTCTGTGGTTCCGCCAGAGTGAGCTTCAGTGCTGGGAGGACACCAGCAGCCACTGGGTCTACCCCTGA
- the nme3 gene encoding nucleoside diphosphate kinase 3 isoform X1 encodes MGPKKRSRRDLHELEEVVIKHARLEESGWTGVNERTFIAVKPDGVQRRLVGEIIRRFEKKGFKLVALKLVQASEDLLREHYWDLRGKPFFNGLISHMSSGPVVAMVWQGLHVVKIARSMLGETNPLDSMPGTIRGDFCVEVGRNVIHGSDSVESAQKEISLWFRQSELQCWEDTSSHWVYP; translated from the exons ATGGGGCCGAAAAAAAGGTCACGGCGAGATCTGCACGAACTTGAAGAAGTGGTTATCAAACATGCACGGCTGGAGGAATCTG GCTGGACGGGCGTGAACGAGCGCACCTTCATCGCCGTGAAGCCAGATGGCGTGCAGCGGAGACTGGTGGGAGAGATCATCCGCCGCTTCGAGAAGAAGGGCTTCAAACTGGTGGCACTCAAACTTGTGCAG GCATCTGAGGACCTTCTCAGGGAGCACTACTGGGACCTGCGGGGGAAACCTTTCTTCAATGGACTCATAAGCCACATGAGCTCTGGACCTGTCGTTGCCATG GTGTGGCAGGGCTTACACGTGGTCAAGATCGCACGCTCCATGTTGGGAGAGACCAACCCTCTGGACTCGATGCCTGGAACCATCCGAGGAGATTTCTGTGTGGAAGTGGGCAG GAACGTGATCCATGGCAGCGACTCTGTGGAAAGTGCCCAGAAGGAGATTTCTCTGTGGTTCCGCCAGAGTGAGCTTCAGTGCTGGGAGGACACCAGCAGCCACTGGGTCTACCCCTGA
- the mrps34 gene encoding small ribosomal subunit protein mS34: MVKKKRLRLIAEMARKVRAYRELKSRPRDSQRYALDYETMKRPHTGKTLPVLAWQDVRRESRLLSLLAGMRMFGVGRLFTRKSWLTEHPEPSYWHITKVKVDYTAENMDHGRVWGILTYRGKQESEVRELDKVMYHDWRLVPKHEEQQFKECEPLPEPPLRHMPYPPLLRAMLLAQQRKAGGGSAVEEPALPLKRDVLLNKDYFRKQEQERQRKEGTPV; encoded by the exons ATGGTGAAGAAGAAGCGGCTCCGCCTGATCGCAGAGATGGCGCGGAAGGTGCGGGCTTACCGGGAGCTCAAATCCCGGCCGCGGGACTCGCAGAGGTACGCCCTGGACTACGAGACGATGAAGCGGCCGCACACGGGCAAGACGCTGCCGGTGCTCGCCTGGCAGGACGTGCGCAGAGAGAGccgcctcctctccctgctggCCGGCATGAGGATGTTTGGAGTGGGCCGCCTCTTCACACGGAAGTCCTGGCTCACAGAGCACCCGGAGCCCAGCTACTGGCACATCACCAAGGTCAAGGTGGACTACACCGCTGAG AACATGGATCATGGCAGAGTGTGGGGAATCCTTACCTATAGAG GAAAGCAGGAGAGCGAGGTCCGGGAGTTGGATAAGGTGATGTACCACGACTGGCGCCTGGTGCCCAAACATGAAGAACAGCAGTTTAAGGAGTGTGAGCCGCTCCCGGAGCCGCCGCTGCGCCACATGCCCTACCCCCCTCTGCTGCGTGCCATGCTGCTGGCCCAGCAGAGGAAAGCAGGCGGCGGCTCGGCAGTCGAGGAGCCGGCCTTACCGTTAAAGCGGGACGTTCTGCTCAACAAAGACTATTTCCGCAAACAGGagcaagagaggcagaggaaggaggggacACCTGTGTGA
- the spsb3a gene encoding SPRY domain-containing SOCS box protein 3a has product MSRRSRNSRAWRYVWSGIRRDADARALVLASESDEWVYDRLQYSDSDSEADYPAVVVPPVPSAVPVTGESYCGCDSQVESSYNPRLRGFHRVKDCHCGEDDQDFDWVWDVNSRSTATLLSCDNRKVNFHTDYSCGTAAIRGSKELADGQHFWEIKMTSPVYGTDMMVGIGTSDVNLDKYRHTFCSLLGKDADSWGLSYTGLLHHKGDKTNFSSRFGQGSIIGMHLDTWHGTLTFFKNRKCIGVAATELQNKKFYPMACSTAAKSSMKVIRSCFAATSLQYLCCARLRQLLPDCTDTLDVLPLPPGLRQLLHNKLGWVLSLNNGTTEESPDGPERSPHLSVPALAGPSSSESDSEGCTSDPEACQRKRCRWT; this is encoded by the exons ATGTCCAGGCGAAGCAGGAATAGTCGAGCTTGGCGTTATGTTTGGAGCGGAATACGGCGGGATGCTGATGCCCGGGCACTCGTGTTGGCCTCTGAGAGTGACGAATGGGTCTATGACCGCTTACAG TACAGTGACTCAGACTCCGAGGCAGACTATCCAGCGGTGGTAGTTCCTCCAGTTCCCAGTGCTGTGCCTGTCACCGGAGAGTCCTACTGTGGCTGTGATTCTCAGGTTGAGAGCAGCTACAACCCCCGCCTTCGCGGCTTTCATCGAGTTAAAGATTGCCACTGTGGAGAAGATGATCAAG ATTTTGACTGGGTTTGGGATGTGAACAGCCGATCCACAGCAACATTACTGAGCTGCGACAATCGCAAAGTGAACTTTCACACTGACTACAGCTGTGGTACAGCTGCAATCCGTGGCTCCAAGGAGCTTGCTGATGGACAGCACTTCTGGGAGATCAAGATGACGTCCCCGGTGTATGGAACAGACATG ATGGTTGGCATTGGCACTTCTGATGTCAACCTGGACAAGTACAGACATACGTTCTGCAGCCTGCTGGGAAAAGACGCAGACAGCTGGGGTCTTTCTTACACTG GGTTGTTGCACCATAAAGGAGACAAGACGAATTTCTCGTCCCGGTTTGGTCAGGGATCCATCATTGGGATGCATCTGGACACCTGGCACGGCACACTTACTTTCTTCAAGAATCGCAAGTGTATAG GTGTTGCTGCCACTGAGTTGCAGAATAAGAAGTTTTACCCGATGGCATGCTCCACAGCAGCTAAAAGCAGCATGAAGGTGATCAGGTCCTGCTTTGCGGCCACCTCTCTGCAGTACCTGTGCTGTGCTCGCCTGCGCCAGCTGCTGCCTGACTGTACAGATACCCTGGATGTGTTGCCCCTCCCACCAGGCCTTCGTCAGTTGCTGCACAACAAGCTGGGTTGGGTGCTCAGTCTCAATAACGGCACCACAGAAGAAAGCCCAGATGGACCCGAGCGGTCCCCACATCTGTCTGTCCCCGCTTTGGCGGGACCCTCGTCCTCAGAGAGCGACTCTGAAGGTTGTACCTCTGACCCCGAGGCCTGCCAGAGGAAGAGGTGCCGCTGGACATGA